The following DNA comes from Ricinus communis isolate WT05 ecotype wild-type chromosome 10, ASM1957865v1, whole genome shotgun sequence.
GGTGTTACGCCCCATTATATATGCACGAGGccataaataaaagtaattacttcctttttaattctttttattatttgacatTGGGTCTTaggcttttattttattttaaaagtttataaatagaaaattaacgTTAAACACCTTTTTAATTTGCTCTCATCTCAATTAACAGAATTTTACTAGAGTACCATTGTATACTCTATcattataagtatatttttaattataaattattaattaatatatttaaaataatttattcatattatactaatatagatagattattaataaatttatatataatttttaattatttatataaatcaaaattttataattatatcttaTAATTATGAAGTATTactaactaaattttaaaaatagataaataattttaataaataatcaacaattaaatattatatataattgactaatttagtatttaattatattaataaactatcaaaattaaaataatattaatatttattaatttatatgataCCATACACCAGAATGACTCCAATTAATAACTGTGCCGTTATAGATTTGGACAGAAGacttaatatttagaaaataatagttCATGGACtttttttaaacataaaaaagagTGTAAGGACTAATGCCAATCAGTTAAACCGGTTCATTACTATTTACTGGTTTTGTGGATATTCTGATTCGACCCAGTTCAAGCTTTTCCAATCTGGCTCCTTATCCATAACGTGTGTACTGTAATCCTACCGAATCTAAATGAAAGTTTGTCTGGAAAAACGCTTTCTCAATCTCAAAGCACATTCTAACTTCTCCACTGCCAAGTTTCCCGCACTCCCAACTTTCTTTGTGAATTTCCATCTCCTGTCGCTTCCTAAATTTAACTCTCCACCGTATTCTTTTGCAGAAAATGATAATCCATAATCTTTGAACACGATCAAGATACCATTAACATGACTCTATTTTCCACTGAGTTTCTCCCTCATTCAATCTCTTTTACTACACAACCGCTAAAACCCACTTCAAATTCACTTCATAGCACTATAGTTAGCTGCATAAGACCTGAGCTGAATGATGCTAACAAGGTGAGAAACCCACAAAAAGTCAGGGTTTCAGCTGAAACAAGACAAACCCATGTCTTATCCTTTGATTTCAAAGAGGTTCATCTCATGAAACTGCTTAATAGGTCTTGTAGGGCAGGCAAGTATAACGAATCGCTTTATTTTCTCGAGTGCATGGTCGATAAAGGTTACACTCCTGATGTTATTTTGTGTACTAAGCTTATCAAAGGTTTTTTCAATTCAAGAAATATAGGAAAGGCTACTAGAGTTATGGAAATTCTGGAAAGATATGGTAAGCCTGATGTTTTTGCTTATAATGCATTAATTAGTGGGTTTATTAAGGCTAATCAATTGGAAAATGCTAACAGAGTTCTTGATAGGATGAAAAGTAGAGGATTTTTGCCAGATGTTgttacatataatataatgattGGGAGTTTTTGTAGTAGGGGAAAGCTTGATTTAGCTTTGGAGATTTTTGAAGAACTGTTGAAAGATAATTGTGAGCCAACTGTGATTACGTACACTATTTTGATAGAGGCAACCATTCTTGATGGTGGGATTGATGTAGCTATGAAGCTTTTGGATGAGATGTTATCAAAAGGGCTTGAACCTGATACTTTGACTTATAATGCGATAATTAGGGGAATGTGCAAAGAAATGATGGTGGATAAAGCTTTTGAGCTTCTTAGGAGCTTGAGTTCAAGGGGTTGTAAGCCAGATATAATCACTTACAATATACTATTACGAACACTTTTGAGTCGAGGGAAATGGAGTGAAGgggaaaaattaataagtgaGATGATTTCAATAGGCTGTAAGCCAAATGTTGTTACTCATAGCATTTTGATTGGCACACTGTGTCGTGACGGCAAGGTTGAGGAAGCAGTGAACTTATTGAGGTctatgaaagaaaagggtttGAAGCCTGATGCCTACTGTTACGACCCACTGATTGCTGGTTTCTGCAGAGAGGGGAGATTAGATTTAGCTACTGAATTCTTGGAGTATATGATCTCCGATGGTTGCTTGCCTGATATTGTGAACTACAATACAATAATGGCTGGTTTGTGCAGGACTGGAAAAGCTGATCAAGCTTTGGAAGTCTTTGAAAAACTAGATGAAGTGGGTTGTCCTCCAAATGTTAGTTCTTACAATACATTGTTCAGTGCATTATGGAGTTCTGGAGATAGATATAGGGCCCTGGAAATGATACTGAAGCTGCTCAATCAGGGAATTGATCCAGATGAAATAACATATAATTCACTCATTTCATGTTTGTGCAGAGATGGAATGGTGGATGAAGCTATTGAGCTGTTGGTAGATATGCAAAGTGGTAGGTACCGGCCTAATGTCGTCAGTTATAACATAATTCTTCTGGGTTTGTGTAAAGTAAATAGAGCCAATGATGCCATTGAGGTGCTAGCAGCAATGACTGAAAAGGGATGCCAGCCAAATGAAACCACTTATATCTTGTTGATTGAAGGCATTGGCTTTTCAGGATTACGAGCTGAAGCTATGGAGTTGGCTAATTCTCTTCACGGTATGAATGCTATTTCTGAAGATTCATTCAACCGTCTGAATAAGACCTTCCCTTTGCTGGATGTGTACAAAGACCTCACTTTCTCAGATGGTAGTAAAGACTAGTTTCTATGTTTCTTTTCTACCTCTCTGGTTTCTGACAAGAAATCATTAAATAGGCTGTTCTAAATCTGATCTTGCCCTGTTTCTCGGCAGGCGCTAATGGAACATAAGACTTGTGAGGAACATCTTGAGCTTCTGGTATAGGATTGTCAGacatatttaaaaagataaacagaatgatttttattaacaGGAAGAATACAGGATTTCAGATATGGAGAACCAACCTGTCAGGTTCAGCAATTGAtttgagatatttttaaatctcGATGACTGTTCCTGTATTGCATTTTATGTTTAGCCATGGGCAGTAAAGATTCATCTTGCAAAACAGCACAGGAGAcgaaaatttctttctttttttttttttgaaaatgaaaatttcttttactaaCTGAAGTGTTTACAAGAATATTTTGCTATCAGGCTTCTGCATCTGTAGACTTTTTAACTTGGGAGTTGAGTTTCCTTAATATGTTGTCATATAGAGCTAACTGCCTCGGTCTGTAAATTACCAAACCTTGTGTATGTTCTAATCTGATCGAGGGGGGTAGTTATTTTTCATTGGATAGACACTTGAAATTGAAAATCGATTTTCCAAGCCTTTAGTGcagatatatttgtaattgcTATTTGCAATTGATTCCATCTTGGGTGAACAAATGCAGCTTTAGGTCTTCAATTACTGTTTTCATTGGCACAAATACAACTGGGCAGAAATTACATCCAACAAGAAGGCGGCAAACTAAAATGATGAAAATGTCTCCTGCTGTTTGCAAAAACTGTCAGCCGCATCCTtagtttttgtaaaagaagGCATGTACATTATTTAATATGCTGTCATCTTCATTAAAGAACTACACAAAATCAGGCAAATTTAGTATCACTACCTGAacaattatcaagaaaaaatCAAGAGTTATGGCAGCCCTAAAATTTCATGtgtattttcttgattttcagACATTAAGAATCAAAAACTTTAATGGGGCTCACTACAGTTGCATGCGAAATCTGCTTCAAACACCCTCtctatattgaaaattttatgaacCTGAAGtatgggaaaaagaaaagctacaTTCCTACATCATATCCCTAGGAGGAAAATATTGCCAAGCTTACAGAATTTTCTTACATACTTCCTACAAAAAATGCAATATGGATTGATCTTTAAGAACCTTGATGTTAATCAATTTCTGCCGCAATTCATTAGCCTCTTCCATCATTCCAGCATCTGCCAAACTGTTGATTAGAGCAGAATAAATCTCCTCGTCTGGCTTGCACCGACTGGAGATCattatttctagaacttgtaTTGCAATATCTGTCTTCTTATTGTTGCATAAACCATCAATTACCGATCGGTAAGCATAACTATTGATCCTGTGGTCTCTCTTTCCCATCTCTCTCAGTATCTCCACAGCATCCTCAAATTGACCTGCCAAGCAAAATCCCCAAACCAACGATCGATGGGTGATGCCATCAGGAGTGATCCCATTTTCTATCATTTGATTGTATAATTTCATTGCTTTATCCATATAGCCCCTTTTAGACAATCCATCAATGACAGTATTATAAGTTATCAACCCAGGAGAACAGCTGCTGTGGCTTAAAAAGCCAAGCACTTGAAGGGCCTCATCCAACATTCCTTCTTTACATAGTGCACCAAGGAGAGTGTTATAAGTAACAATGTCAGGCAAACAATTCTCGTAAACCATTTGATGAAAAAAGTCAATGGCCCGATTCACAAGTCCAGACTTACACAACCCGTTAATCAGAGTGTTGTAAGTAACAACAGTTGGAGGATGGGACGTTTCTTTCATGACTGTAAGGATCTCATCTACTTCATCCCATAACCCACAACTACAAAGAGAATGGAGAAGTGTATTGTACGTTATAGCATTGGGTTCCATTCCATGAGACAGCATGTTAATGATGATCAACGCTGCATCTTCATACTTTCCCTGCTTACAAGTGAAATTTACCAATGAATTGTAGGTAACAAGATCAGGATAACAGCCCTCAATTGCCATATCCTCTAACACTTCCATAGCCCGAACAGTTCCACAATGCTTGCAGACTAGCTCAATGAGAATTGTGTAAGTTATCAGATATGGAGGGCATCCCCGCCTTAACTGCTCCTTCCAAAATCGAACAGCTTGATCAAAATTTGCATTATGAAACATGCAACGAATTATTGTGTTGTAAGTAACCACATCCGGGGGACAACCACTCAAACTCATATCTTCCAGAAGATCAATGGCAGATTTTAATTTTCCTCTCTTACATAAACCGCCAACCATCATGTTGTAGGTAATAACATCTGGAACCCCACCTGACATAACCATGATTTTAAGAATCCTGGCAGCTTTATCTATCTGATCAACTTTGATAAAGCCCCTAATTAAGTTTGTGCAACAACTGAAGTTGGGAATTTGGCTTCTACGTGCCATAACATCTATCAGCCTGGGTGCATCCATTAGCCTCCCTTTGTTGCACAGATGCTGAAGGATTTCATTGTTGATTTCCTCCTCATTTTCAACGAAAGGTCCTTCTATATACGATTTTGGAGAAACATGATTCTTTGTGTTCATTTGCTCCCTGAATTTTCTCCCAACATCCAATACAAGAGTCTCAGAGCTCCAATCATCATGATCATTTTTATCAACTTTATCAATTGAAACACTTTTTTGCAGTCCTTTGCACTGCAAAGGAAATAATGTTCTTCCTGAATGAAGATCTCCTGTCCGCTTTAAACAGGACTGATTTTTGTAACCATGCTTTGTTGTATAATTCAGATCAAAGAATGATGCTTTCCCCATTGAACAACTAGGCCCCACTTGTTTAGAGCACATATGCAAGCAACGAATTTCAACTCCAGAGTTCTGAGGGGAAATTGTATAACTCATCTTGTCCTACCCAGTCGAAGTTACAATCTCTAATTTTTGAAGGatataaatttcaagaatcagcAATTTCCTTTTACATGTCCATCAAACAGGAGGAGTTCCTCTTAGAAGAGGAcaatattttagtttctttacTCCCTCTCAATAGAAAGTTTCTTCAACTTCTCTGATTTATCCATGTAATTAGTGGCCCTGTCAAAAATTAACACTAATAACAGTAAATCAAGAATCTCAAAAAAActagggaaagaaaaagaaaaactgaaaaGGAAGACAAAACATGAAGAATAGAAACAACAGCTCAAGAGATGTAGTCAATATACCTTAGAAATGAAGTAGCAGACAGGAGAAAGCATAATGTGGCCAAAATAGAAACAACAGCTCATGAGATGTAATCAATATACCTTAGTCCTGCAACCAAACATTACAAACTAATTTCAAAAGattgcaaaatcataaccatCATTTTCGTGTATGACTAGGTTAAATGTGGATAAGTTTTGGTGAAAAGAAATTGACTCTGACACACAGTTGAAAACAAGCAAGATACCACACATATACATAGCTCATAAACACAAAGTGAAAAAACTTCAGACAAGAAAACTGAAGTTAAGATAACTTCCATGATAACGATTAATTAACTAAGCCAAGAATACAAATCAGCAGCTGAGAATATTGGATAGAAACCATTAGAACTTCAAATTCAAGAAGCCGAGGCTTAAAAGCCAACAAATTTAAGAACCCAATTGAGAGTATTGGCATGGGAACCATTCCAACATCAAATTCAGCACAACAAAACAACGCTTATATCTGTTCATACTGTAAGCCTATGTGAACATCtatgaaattaaagaaaaagaaaaagaaaatggcaaaCCGTTTACAGGAAGTGATGAAAGGTACAAACCAAGAggtactaaaataaatttaagtgaATTATCGCTTCAAAGGGCGTAAGCAATtaggggaaagaaaaaaacctgAACCTGCCCTCTGGTTTCTTGAAGGTAGTAAGCtttaaaagagagagaggctTTGTGTTCGTTTTGTTGATGAACCTGACGTTAGTAACTAGGGTACAAGTTAAATGttcaaaaaaggaaaaagaaaaaactaggTTACAAGTTAATGGAAATTGCAGCTACGTGCTTTCTCTATAAAAGATTTCCATTTCGGTTCactataaattgaaatttgtcTAAAGATTGCCCattttggcttttcttttttctttaaaaaaatggaTAACATTGCAGAGCAACAAATACTAATTTCTATAGCTCAAAGAGATTAGATCCAATCTATACTAAATCACTTTCAACTTCTTTTGGCTACTTTATACGATAAGATAACTCCACAAATGGCTTGTAAATAGATTACTTATGAACAGGTTTATagattttttgatttaatttatattttatattttatatttttaacttcttACAAGTTATTACAGAAGTAATaaagtttataataataaaaagaactctctaaaaaattaaatacatatcttaatctaataaaatctataatctataatatatatatatatat
Coding sequences within:
- the LOC8258628 gene encoding pentatricopeptide repeat-containing protein At3g04760, chloroplastic translates to MTLFSTEFLPHSISFTTQPLKPTSNSLHSTIVSCIRPELNDANKVRNPQKVRVSAETRQTHVLSFDFKEVHLMKLLNRSCRAGKYNESLYFLECMVDKGYTPDVILCTKLIKGFFNSRNIGKATRVMEILERYGKPDVFAYNALISGFIKANQLENANRVLDRMKSRGFLPDVVTYNIMIGSFCSRGKLDLALEIFEELLKDNCEPTVITYTILIEATILDGGIDVAMKLLDEMLSKGLEPDTLTYNAIIRGMCKEMMVDKAFELLRSLSSRGCKPDIITYNILLRTLLSRGKWSEGEKLISEMISIGCKPNVVTHSILIGTLCRDGKVEEAVNLLRSMKEKGLKPDAYCYDPLIAGFCREGRLDLATEFLEYMISDGCLPDIVNYNTIMAGLCRTGKADQALEVFEKLDEVGCPPNVSSYNTLFSALWSSGDRYRALEMILKLLNQGIDPDEITYNSLISCLCRDGMVDEAIELLVDMQSGRYRPNVVSYNIILLGLCKVNRANDAIEVLAAMTEKGCQPNETTYILLIEGIGFSGLRAEAMELANSLHGMNAISEDSFNRLNKTFPLLDVYKDLTFSDGANGT
- the LOC8258627 gene encoding pentatricopeptide repeat-containing protein At1g08610, coding for MSYTISPQNSGVEIRCLHMCSKQVGPSCSMGKASFFDLNYTTKHGYKNQSCLKRTGDLHSGRTLFPLQCKGLQKSVSIDKVDKNDHDDWSSETLVLDVGRKFREQMNTKNHVSPKSYIEGPFVENEEEINNEILQHLCNKGRLMDAPRLIDVMARRSQIPNFSCCTNLIRGFIKVDQIDKAARILKIMVMSGGVPDVITYNMMVGGLCKRGKLKSAIDLLEDMSLSGCPPDVVTYNTIIRCMFHNANFDQAVRFWKEQLRRGCPPYLITYTILIELVCKHCGTVRAMEVLEDMAIEGCYPDLVTYNSLVNFTCKQGKYEDAALIIINMLSHGMEPNAITYNTLLHSLCSCGLWDEVDEILTVMKETSHPPTVVTYNTLINGLCKSGLVNRAIDFFHQMVYENCLPDIVTYNTLLGALCKEGMLDEALQVLGFLSHSSCSPGLITYNTVIDGLSKRGYMDKAMKLYNQMIENGITPDGITHRSLVWGFCLAGQFEDAVEILREMGKRDHRINSYAYRSVIDGLCNNKKTDIAIQVLEIMISSRCKPDEEIYSALINSLADAGMMEEANELRQKLINIKVLKDQSILHFL